A DNA window from Gammaproteobacteria bacterium contains the following coding sequences:
- the fusA gene encoding elongation factor G yields the protein MAQTHRAYAPADVRDIAVVGHAGAGKTTLIEALLAKAGAIREPGSVAKGNTVCDFSDQEKRLKHSLDVAICHLEHRDTLVNLLDTPGYPDFIGRTIAVLPAVDTVAVVVNAQLGVELVTRRIMSYAAARRLCRLIVVNKIDAEGADLEGVLGQLKETFGAQCLPINLPARNGQAVADCFFEPAEETPDFSSVEAAHTEITDRVIELDDELMELYLEKGDEISLEQLHDPFERALRRGHLVPVCFVSAETGAGLRQLLRVFTQLMPSPLEGNPPQFYSAEEKKPVAIDPADGDAHFLGHVFKVTVDPYVGRLASFRVHQGRVRAGDQIFVGDRRKAVKIAHLYRVQGKELEEIPRAGAGEFCAVAKIDQIRFDDVLHSSHDEDEVRLESVELPPPMYGLALELEQHGQEKKLSDALHKITAEDPSLVVEHNATTNETVLRGMGELHLRLVLERIREEFGLTLQTRPPKIAYRETITRNAEGHHRHKKQTGGAGQFGEVFLKVEPLARGQGFEFLNEVVGGAIPGQFIPAVEKGVRQVLAEGAIAGYPIEDVRVIVYDGKHHPVDSKEVAFVTAGKRAFIDAIKNAGPIVLEPIAKLEITTPSQYVGEITGHLSGIRGRINGNDSLARGLTRIQAEVPLAELGEYQTTLKSLTGGEGSFTMEFDHYAVAPPNVQKQLESQFKPSAEE from the coding sequence ATGGCGCAGACGCACCGGGCTTACGCGCCCGCCGACGTACGCGACATTGCAGTCGTCGGCCACGCGGGCGCGGGGAAGACGACCCTGATCGAGGCCCTGCTCGCGAAGGCCGGCGCGATTCGCGAGCCCGGAAGCGTGGCCAAGGGCAACACGGTTTGCGATTTCAGCGACCAGGAAAAGCGCCTCAAGCATTCTCTCGACGTCGCGATCTGTCACCTGGAGCATCGTGACACTCTCGTCAATCTGCTCGACACCCCGGGCTATCCCGATTTCATCGGCCGGACGATCGCCGTGCTGCCGGCCGTCGATACCGTCGCCGTCGTCGTGAACGCGCAGCTCGGCGTCGAGCTCGTGACGCGGCGGATCATGAGCTATGCCGCGGCGCGACGGCTGTGCCGTCTGATCGTCGTCAACAAGATCGACGCGGAGGGAGCCGACCTCGAAGGCGTGCTCGGCCAGCTCAAGGAGACCTTCGGCGCGCAATGCCTGCCGATCAATCTGCCGGCGCGAAACGGCCAAGCCGTGGCGGACTGCTTTTTCGAGCCGGCGGAGGAGACGCCCGATTTCTCGAGCGTCGAGGCGGCCCACACGGAGATCACGGACCGCGTGATCGAGCTCGACGACGAGCTCATGGAGCTCTACCTCGAGAAAGGCGACGAGATCTCTCTCGAGCAGCTTCACGATCCTTTCGAGCGCGCGCTCCGTCGCGGGCACCTCGTGCCGGTCTGCTTCGTCTCGGCCGAGACGGGAGCGGGGCTGCGCCAGCTGCTGCGCGTATTCACGCAGCTGATGCCGAGCCCGCTCGAAGGGAATCCCCCACAGTTCTACTCGGCCGAGGAAAAAAAACCGGTCGCCATCGACCCGGCCGACGGCGATGCGCATTTCCTCGGTCACGTGTTCAAGGTCACGGTGGACCCGTACGTCGGCCGGCTCGCGTCGTTCCGCGTCCACCAAGGGCGTGTCCGCGCCGGCGATCAGATATTCGTCGGGGACCGTCGCAAGGCCGTGAAGATCGCGCACCTCTACCGCGTGCAAGGCAAGGAGCTCGAGGAGATTCCGCGCGCCGGGGCCGGCGAGTTCTGCGCGGTCGCGAAGATCGACCAGATCCGCTTCGACGACGTGCTGCATTCGAGCCACGACGAGGACGAGGTCCGGCTCGAGTCGGTCGAGCTTCCCCCGCCGATGTACGGTCTCGCGCTCGAGCTCGAGCAGCACGGCCAGGAAAAAAAGCTCTCGGACGCGCTGCACAAGATCACCGCGGAGGATCCGAGCCTCGTCGTGGAGCACAACGCGACCACGAACGAAACGGTGCTGCGCGGCATGGGCGAGCTGCATCTGCGGCTCGTCCTCGAGCGCATCCGGGAGGAGTTCGGCCTGACGTTGCAGACCCGCCCGCCGAAGATCGCGTACCGCGAGACGATCACCCGCAACGCCGAAGGCCACCACCGGCACAAGAAGCAGACCGGCGGCGCGGGTCAGTTCGGCGAGGTGTTCCTCAAGGTCGAGCCCCTCGCGCGGGGGCAGGGCTTCGAGTTTCTGAACGAGGTCGTCGGCGGGGCGATCCCGGGGCAGTTCATCCCGGCCGTCGAGAAGGGCGTGAGGCAGGTGCTGGCCGAAGGTGCGATCGCCGGATACCCGATCGAGGACGTGCGCGTCATCGTGTACGACGGCAAGCATCATCCCGTCGACTCGAAGGAGGTCGCGTTCGTCACGGCAGGCAAGCGCGCTTTCATCGATGCGATCAAGAACGCCGGCCCGATCGTCCTCGAGCCGATCGCGAAGCTCGAGATCACGACGCCGAGTCAGTACGTCGGCGAGATCACCGGCCATCTCTCCGGGATTCGCGGACGCATCAACGGCAACGACTCGCTGGCCCGCGGGCTGACGCGCATTCAGGCGGAGGTGCCGCTCGCGGAGCTCGGCGAGTATCAGACGACGCTGAAGTCGCTGACGGGCGGCGAGGGGTCGTTCACGATGGAGTTCGATCACTACGCCGTCGCGCCGCCGAACGTGCAGAAGCAGCTCGAGAGCCAGTTCAAGCCGTCGGCCGAGGAATAG
- a CDS encoding MFS transporter: MTTNPPTGGGKLDPIKTLCWLGIGLYLGYKALALFRGATLGALFDFANPSLAGLAAGACALGLILRSPRIRQSATMIEANETRAVTLSFVFVFILMAAYYTLRPVRDSMASNWSDSEIAVLWNIQFFLSTAVVAVYGVACSRIKFRLLVPAVYIFYAVTFAGFYFGAALVSDRELLDKCFYVWVSLFSLFHLSVFWSFMADLFNKEQSKRLFAFIAAGASAGAAAGPLVAAVMVRDVGNDNLMLFAAVMLAAATPLIFYLQRLKVTDLRNETVQSDLAAARLGGKWWIGFKDFVTNPFLLTIGAFILLYTAISSFVYFEQTNLLRPYADEERTAILASLAAVVNILTFGLGLFVTGRLVTRLGMPSTLALMPFIICAGLLILAFAPILTVLLVLQVTRQAGNYGVTRPAREMLFTSVDRETRFKAKPVVDVALYRGGDAVWGTAFAALTDVMGFGMAAMAGIGAGIAAVWAAAGIYLGRVFNRRDVPAQEAPAQVQRAEVTA; this comes from the coding sequence ATGACGACAAATCCGCCAACGGGCGGCGGCAAATTGGATCCGATCAAGACCTTGTGCTGGCTCGGCATCGGCCTCTACCTCGGGTACAAGGCTTTGGCCCTTTTCCGCGGCGCAACGCTCGGCGCGCTCTTCGATTTCGCGAACCCCTCCTTGGCCGGCCTCGCCGCCGGCGCCTGCGCGCTGGGGCTCATCCTGCGGTCGCCGAGGATCCGCCAGTCGGCGACGATGATCGAGGCGAACGAGACACGCGCCGTCACGCTGTCCTTCGTATTCGTGTTCATCCTGATGGCGGCTTACTACACGCTGCGGCCCGTCCGCGACTCGATGGCGAGCAACTGGAGCGATTCCGAGATCGCGGTGCTCTGGAACATCCAGTTCTTCCTGAGCACGGCGGTGGTGGCCGTCTACGGGGTCGCGTGCTCGCGCATCAAGTTCCGTTTGCTGGTCCCGGCCGTCTACATCTTCTATGCCGTGACCTTCGCCGGCTTCTACTTCGGAGCCGCGCTCGTTTCCGATCGCGAGCTGCTCGACAAGTGCTTCTACGTCTGGGTCAGCCTGTTCAGCCTGTTTCACCTTTCGGTGTTCTGGAGCTTCATGGCCGACCTGTTCAACAAGGAGCAGTCGAAGCGGCTGTTTGCCTTCATCGCCGCCGGCGCGAGCGCCGGTGCGGCGGCCGGGCCTTTGGTCGCCGCCGTCATGGTCAGGGACGTCGGTAACGACAACTTGATGCTGTTCGCAGCGGTCATGCTGGCGGCTGCAACGCCGCTGATCTTCTACCTCCAGCGTTTGAAGGTTACGGATCTGCGTAACGAGACGGTGCAGTCCGACCTCGCCGCGGCGCGTCTCGGCGGAAAATGGTGGATCGGCTTCAAGGACTTCGTGACCAATCCGTTCTTGCTCACGATAGGGGCCTTTATCCTGCTCTACACCGCGATCAGCTCGTTCGTCTACTTCGAGCAAACGAATCTGCTGCGGCCGTATGCGGACGAGGAGCGCACGGCGATCCTCGCGTCGCTCGCGGCGGTCGTGAACATTCTGACTTTCGGTCTCGGTCTTTTCGTGACGGGCAGGCTGGTCACCAGGCTCGGTATGCCGTCGACGCTGGCTTTGATGCCCTTCATCATTTGTGCCGGGCTTCTGATTCTCGCGTTCGCGCCGATTCTGACGGTCCTGCTGGTGCTGCAAGTCACGAGACAAGCCGGCAACTACGGCGTCACGAGGCCCGCTCGGGAGATGCTGTTCACGAGCGTCGATCGCGAGACGCGGTTCAAGGCCAAACCCGTCGTCGACGTCGCGCTCTACCGCGGCGGCGATGCGGTTTGGGGCACCGCGTTTGCGGCGTTGACCGACGTCATGGGGTTCGGTATGGCGGCGATGGCCGGCATCGGAGCCGGGATCGCGGCCGTCTGGGCCGCCGCGGGCATCTATCTGGGGAGAGTGTTCAATCGGCGCGACGTCCCGGCTCAGGAGGCGCCCGCGCAGGTCCAGCGGGCCGAGGTCACGGCTTGA
- the glk gene encoding glucokinase — translation MDLIADVGATNTRCALVDDKGNVLATEHFKNEDFDGLEPVLRAYLARRRSSDQPRRAAIAIAAPIVGDEVEMVNRGWRFSRNGLESDLKLSQLILVNDFAAIAWGLPSLAPADIVKIGGGEPSPDAPLATLGPGTGLGVSCVVPSGDGWMVIQGEGGHATLAAANDEEARVIELIRDEHGHCSAERALSGPGLVNLYQALGRLAGRGSPTATPHDVTGLAEQGEPLARRTRAMFFGMLGTVAGNLALTVGARGGVYVAGGIVPKFLDAFRDSAFRERFEAKGRYRWYMERIPTYVITNPLPAFLGLRRLLGYR, via the coding sequence GTGGACCTGATCGCGGACGTCGGCGCCACGAATACCCGCTGTGCGCTCGTCGACGACAAGGGGAACGTCCTCGCCACCGAGCACTTCAAGAACGAGGACTTCGACGGCCTCGAGCCGGTGCTTCGGGCCTATCTCGCGCGGCGGCGGTCTAGCGATCAGCCCCGGCGGGCGGCGATCGCGATAGCCGCGCCGATCGTCGGCGACGAGGTCGAGATGGTGAACCGCGGCTGGCGGTTCAGCCGCAACGGGCTCGAGTCGGATCTCAAGCTGTCGCAGCTGATCCTCGTCAACGACTTCGCCGCGATCGCCTGGGGCTTGCCGTCGCTCGCGCCGGCCGACATCGTCAAGATCGGCGGCGGCGAGCCGTCCCCCGACGCCCCGCTCGCCACTCTCGGCCCGGGCACGGGCCTCGGCGTCTCCTGCGTCGTCCCGTCCGGCGACGGCTGGATGGTGATCCAGGGCGAGGGCGGCCACGCGACGCTCGCCGCGGCGAACGACGAGGAGGCGCGGGTCATCGAGCTGATCCGCGACGAGCACGGGCACTGCTCGGCCGAGCGCGCTCTTTCAGGCCCGGGGCTCGTGAACCTCTACCAGGCGCTCGGCCGGCTCGCGGGCCGGGGCTCGCCCACGGCCACGCCGCACGACGTCACCGGATTGGCCGAGCAAGGCGAGCCGCTCGCGCGCCGCACGCGGGCGATGTTCTTCGGGATGCTCGGCACCGTGGCGGGCAACCTCGCGTTGACCGTCGGCGCGCGGGGCGGCGTGTACGTCGCCGGCGGCATCGTCCCGAAATTCCTCGACGCCTTTCGCGACTCGGCGTTTCGCGAGCGGTTCGAGGCGAAGGGGCGCTACCGCTGGTACATGGAGCGGATCCCGACGTACGTGATCACGAACCCGCTGCCGGCGTTTCTCGGCCTCCGGCGGCTCCTGGGGTACCGCTGA
- a CDS encoding YdcH family protein, with the protein MDRNAITDKRRSVERLKQLRLEHQDLDQVISRLVHDPYVDQIMLRRLKKRKLMLKDMIAQLESARIPDLNA; encoded by the coding sequence GTGGACCGCAACGCCATCACCGACAAGCGCCGAAGCGTCGAGCGACTCAAGCAGTTGCGCCTGGAGCATCAGGACCTGGACCAGGTCATCTCTCGGCTCGTGCACGATCCGTACGTCGATCAGATCATGCTGCGCCGCTTGAAGAAGCGGAAGCTGATGCTGAAAGACATGATCGCGCAGCTCGAGAGCGCCAGAATTCCTGATCTGAACGCGTAG
- the cysQ gene encoding 3'(2'),5'-bisphosphate nucleotidase CysQ: MSANDTTGTDYTALLDEIRAIARAAGEAVLDVYGRDFEVETKEDRSPLTEADRASHRIIVDGLRALPAALPVLSEEAGEAEHRDRRAWDRYWLVDPLDGTKEFIKRNGEFTVNIALIESHRPMLGAVLAPALGREYFGGPPVGAWRANGSGAAHPIRVSPAAVPVRVVGSRSHASGSALDRYLDAIGPHVLKTMGSSLKICLVAEGEADVYPRFGPTSEWDTAAAQAVLEGAGGCMMDTVGRPLRYNLEDSLLNPHFLAFGDRTRDWLAPLQSD, encoded by the coding sequence ATGAGCGCGAATGATACAACGGGCACCGACTACACCGCCCTTCTCGACGAGATCCGAGCCATCGCGCGCGCGGCCGGCGAGGCGGTGCTCGACGTCTACGGGCGCGACTTCGAGGTGGAGACGAAGGAGGACCGGTCGCCGCTCACGGAAGCGGACCGGGCGTCGCATCGGATCATCGTCGACGGCCTGCGGGCGCTGCCGGCGGCACTGCCCGTGCTGTCCGAGGAAGCCGGCGAAGCCGAGCACCGGGACCGGCGCGCCTGGGACCGTTACTGGCTCGTCGATCCGCTCGACGGGACGAAGGAGTTCATCAAGCGCAACGGCGAATTCACGGTCAACATCGCGCTGATCGAGTCTCACCGGCCGATGCTCGGCGCCGTGCTCGCTCCGGCGCTCGGCCGAGAGTACTTCGGCGGGCCGCCGGTCGGCGCATGGCGGGCGAACGGCAGCGGCGCCGCGCACCCGATCCGCGTCTCGCCGGCCGCCGTCCCGGTGCGCGTCGTCGGCAGCCGCAGTCACGCGTCGGGCAGTGCGCTCGATCGATACCTCGACGCGATCGGCCCTCACGTCCTCAAGACGATGGGCAGCTCGCTGAAGATCTGTCTCGTCGCCGAAGGCGAAGCGGACGTCTATCCGCGCTTCGGGCCGACGTCCGAGTGGGATACCGCGGCCGCGCAGGCTGTTCTCGAGGGCGCCGGCGGATGTATGATGGACACCGTCGGCCGGCCGCTCCGTTACAACCTAGAGGACAGCTTGCTGAATCCACATTTCCTGGCTTTTGGTGACCGGACTCGCGACTGGCTGGCACCATTGCAAAGCGACTAG
- the yrfG gene encoding GMP/IMP nucleotidase, giving the protein MPWRSIDTVLLDMDGTLLDLAFDNYFWLELVPSHYAARAGLDVGEAKELVARRSAELAGRLEWYCLDHWSRELDLDIAALKWSHRHLISYLPGAARFLRALRAAGKPLAVVTNAHPGTISVKTAQTQLNRRVDTVVCSHDLAAPKESPEFWAELARRRPFDPERTLLVDDSVPVLETARAFGVRHTVAIRRPDSRLPARDIEGFPAVDGVADLA; this is encoded by the coding sequence ATGCCTTGGCGAAGCATCGACACCGTCCTGCTCGATATGGACGGGACGCTCCTCGATCTCGCGTTCGACAACTACTTCTGGCTCGAGCTCGTGCCGTCGCACTATGCGGCCCGCGCCGGCCTCGACGTCGGGGAAGCGAAAGAGCTCGTCGCGCGGCGCTCCGCGGAGCTGGCGGGCCGCCTCGAGTGGTACTGCCTGGACCACTGGAGCCGGGAGCTCGACCTGGACATCGCCGCGCTCAAGTGGAGCCACCGGCATCTTATCAGCTATCTGCCGGGCGCGGCCCGGTTCCTCCGCGCTCTGCGCGCCGCGGGCAAGCCGCTCGCGGTCGTGACGAACGCCCACCCCGGGACGATCTCGGTGAAGACGGCCCAGACGCAGCTGAACCGTCGCGTGGACACGGTCGTGTGTTCGCACGACCTCGCGGCGCCGAAGGAGAGCCCGGAGTTCTGGGCGGAGCTCGCACGGCGCCGGCCGTTCGACCCGGAACGCACGCTGCTGGTCGACGACAGCGTGCCCGTGCTCGAAACCGCACGCGCGTTCGGCGTGCGCCACACGGTCGCGATCAGACGGCCGGATTCGCGGCTCCCGGCGCGCGACATCGAGGGCTTCCCGGCAGTCGACGGCGTCGCCGACCTGGCTTGA
- a CDS encoding DEAD/DEAH box helicase, with amino-acid sequence MNLQALESSRENTGRAEHLTELRFSALPLAPEIQQGIAEAGFTYCTPIQSKTLPIALEGRDVAGQAQTGTGKTAAYLIALYQYLLRSEPLEAREPGPRALILAPTRELAVQIHNDAAVLGAHLPFSLGLAFGGTDYEKQKRHLSAGVDVLIGTPGRVIDFFKQRVYAFRRVQVAVLDEADRMFDLGFLRDIRYILRRLPPAPQRLNMLFSATLSYRVLELAYEHMNDPELVRIEPDKLMVDRVRQVIYFPSNQEKLPLLITLLREMQATRTMVFVNTRREADRLRDHLARYGIQAAALSGDVPQRKRLRMLRDFQTGELPILIATDVASRGLHVPDVSHVFNYDLPQDPEDYVHRVGRTARAGASGDAISFGCEDYVVSLPDIEAFIGRKIPVATFDHEKLAKVSEEVPAGPPRPKSGSGRPRSGSKKPRGGRGGSRRSGPRRRGRGAGE; translated from the coding sequence GTGAATTTGCAAGCGCTAGAGTCCTCTCGTGAAAACACCGGCCGCGCCGAGCATCTGACCGAGCTGCGCTTCTCGGCACTGCCGCTCGCGCCGGAGATCCAGCAGGGCATCGCCGAGGCGGGGTTTACATATTGCACCCCGATCCAAAGCAAGACGCTGCCGATCGCTCTCGAGGGCCGCGACGTGGCCGGACAGGCGCAAACCGGCACGGGGAAGACCGCCGCCTACCTGATCGCCCTCTACCAGTACCTGCTCCGAAGCGAGCCGCTCGAGGCCCGCGAACCCGGCCCGCGCGCTCTGATCCTCGCCCCGACCCGCGAGCTGGCCGTGCAGATCCACAATGACGCCGCGGTCCTCGGCGCACACCTGCCGTTCTCGCTCGGGCTCGCGTTCGGCGGCACGGATTACGAGAAGCAGAAACGCCACCTCTCCGCGGGCGTGGACGTGCTGATCGGCACGCCCGGGCGCGTAATCGACTTCTTCAAGCAACGCGTGTACGCGTTCCGGCGCGTGCAGGTGGCGGTTCTGGACGAGGCCGACCGCATGTTCGACCTGGGGTTCCTTCGCGACATCCGCTACATCCTGCGGCGCCTGCCGCCGGCCCCGCAACGGCTGAATATGCTCTTTTCGGCCACGTTGTCGTACCGCGTCCTCGAGCTCGCCTACGAGCACATGAACGATCCCGAGCTCGTGCGCATCGAGCCGGACAAGCTCATGGTCGACCGCGTTCGACAAGTGATCTATTTCCCGTCGAATCAGGAGAAGCTGCCGCTGCTGATCACGCTGCTCCGGGAGATGCAAGCCACGCGCACGATGGTGTTCGTGAACACGCGGCGCGAGGCCGACCGGCTACGCGACCATCTCGCGCGGTACGGCATCCAGGCGGCGGCGCTTTCCGGCGACGTGCCGCAGCGCAAGCGCCTGCGGATGCTGCGGGACTTCCAGACCGGGGAGCTGCCGATCCTGATCGCCACGGACGTCGCGTCGCGCGGGCTGCACGTCCCCGACGTGAGCCACGTGTTCAATTACGACCTGCCGCAGGACCCGGAAGACTACGTGCACCGGGTCGGCCGCACGGCGCGGGCCGGCGCGTCCGGGGATGCGATCAGCTTCGGGTGCGAAGACTACGTCGTGTCCCTGCCGGACATCGAAGCCTTCATCGGCCGCAAGATCCCTGTCGCCACCTTCGACCACGAGAAGCTCGCGAAGGTTTCCGAAGAGGTGCCGGCCGGCCCGCCGCGTCCGAAGAGCGGCAGCGGGAGACCGAGGAGCGGCAGCAAGAAACCGCGGGGCGGGCGCGGGGGCAGCCGCCGCTCCGGCCCTCGCCGGCGCGGGCGGGGCGCCGGGGAGTAA
- the trxA gene encoding thioredoxin TrxA: MSDRIIHTSDAAFERDVLSADRPVLLDFWAEWCGPCKMIAPVLDAIADEYEDRLRVVKLNIDENPQTPPKYNIRGIPTLLLFRDGAVAAQQVGAVSKSQLQAFIDANLGAESKRGAER, translated from the coding sequence GTGAGTGATCGGATTATTCACACCAGCGACGCGGCCTTCGAGCGCGACGTCTTGAGCGCGGATCGTCCGGTGCTGCTCGACTTCTGGGCCGAGTGGTGCGGACCTTGCAAGATGATCGCCCCGGTTCTCGACGCGATCGCCGACGAGTACGAGGACCGGCTGCGCGTCGTGAAGCTGAACATCGACGAGAATCCGCAAACGCCCCCGAAGTACAACATTCGAGGCATTCCGACCCTGCTGCTCTTCCGTGACGGGGCCGTCGCGGCCCAACAGGTGGGAGCCGTCTCGAAGTCGCAGCTCCAGGCCTTCATCGACGCGAACCTCGGAGCCGAGTCGAAGCGCGGAGCCGAGCGTTGA
- the rho gene encoding transcription termination factor Rho, which yields MNLSELKTRAVADLVELGESMGLENLARSRKQDIIFSILKAHAKNGENIFGEGVLEILQDGFGFLRSADSSYLAGPDDIYVSPSQIRRFNLRTGDTVSGLIRPPKDGERYFALLKVGQINHDAPENAKSKVLFENLTPLFPKERLKLEQGNGSTEDLTARIIDMVAPIGKGQRGLIVSPPKAGKTMLLQNIAASIAANHPECRLIVLLIDERPEEVTEMERTVRGEVVSSTFDEPATRHVQVAEMVIEKAKRLTEHKQDVVILLDSITRLARAYNTVVPSSGKVLTGGVDANALQRPKRFFGAARNIEEGGSLTIIATALIDTGSKMDDVIYEEFKGTGNMEIHLDRRIAEKRVFPAININRSGTRKEELLTSPDELQKMWVLRKVLHPMDELAAIEFLLSKLQDTKTNAEFFEAMKR from the coding sequence ATGAATCTTTCCGAGCTCAAGACGCGCGCAGTGGCGGATCTCGTGGAGCTCGGCGAGTCGATGGGGCTCGAGAATCTCGCCCGCTCCCGCAAGCAGGACATCATCTTCTCGATCCTCAAAGCCCACGCCAAGAACGGCGAGAACATTTTCGGCGAGGGCGTCCTCGAGATTCTGCAGGACGGTTTCGGTTTCCTGCGCTCCGCCGACAGCTCCTACCTTGCAGGGCCGGACGACATTTACGTCTCTCCGAGCCAGATCCGGCGCTTCAATCTACGCACCGGAGACACGGTCTCCGGCTTGATCCGTCCGCCCAAGGACGGCGAGCGGTACTTCGCGCTGCTCAAGGTCGGGCAGATCAATCACGACGCGCCGGAGAACGCGAAGAGCAAGGTCCTCTTCGAGAATCTAACGCCGCTGTTCCCGAAAGAGCGGCTGAAGCTCGAGCAGGGTAACGGCAGCACGGAGGATCTGACGGCGCGGATCATCGACATGGTCGCGCCGATCGGCAAGGGCCAGCGCGGCTTGATCGTGTCCCCGCCGAAAGCCGGCAAGACGATGCTGCTGCAGAACATCGCGGCGTCGATCGCGGCCAACCATCCCGAGTGCAGGCTGATCGTGCTCCTGATCGACGAGCGGCCCGAGGAGGTCACCGAGATGGAGCGCACCGTCCGCGGCGAGGTCGTCTCGAGCACGTTCGACGAGCCGGCCACGCGCCACGTGCAGGTCGCGGAGATGGTCATCGAGAAGGCGAAACGCCTCACCGAGCACAAGCAGGACGTCGTGATCCTGCTCGACTCGATCACTCGCCTCGCACGCGCTTACAACACGGTGGTCCCGTCGTCGGGCAAGGTGCTGACCGGCGGTGTCGATGCGAACGCGCTGCAGCGGCCGAAGCGATTCTTCGGAGCCGCCCGCAACATCGAGGAGGGCGGAAGCCTCACGATCATCGCCACCGCGCTGATCGACACGGGCTCGAAGATGGACGACGTGATCTACGAGGAGTTCAAGGGCACCGGCAACATGGAGATCCATCTGGATCGCCGCATCGCCGAGAAGCGCGTCTTCCCCGCGATCAACATCAACCGCTCGGGCACCCGCAAGGAAGAGCTTCTCACGTCGCCGGACGAGCTGCAGAAAATGTGGGTGCTGCGCAAGGTGCTGCACCCGATGGACGAGCTTGCCGCCATCGAGTTCCTGCTGAGCAAGCTCCAGGATACGAAGACGAACGCCGAGTTCTTCGAAGCCATGAAGCGCTGA
- the purD gene encoding phosphoribosylamine--glycine ligase — MKVLVVGAGGREHAIAWKASRSPLVDEVLVAPGNAGTAAEPKTRNVDVPAADAEGLLALARRESVALTIVGPEQPLAAGLVDRFEAAGLRCFGPTADAARLEGSKAFAKAFLARHSIPTADYASFDDYEAALRHVRAQKPPIVIKADGLAAGKGVVVARTAHEAEAALAAMLRDRAFGEAGSRVVVEEFLEGEEASFIALVDGTRIVPLASSQDHKTRDDGDRGPNTGGMGAYSPAPVVTPAVHRRIMDEVMTPAVEGLAADGIRYRGFLYAGLMIDAAGAPRVLEFNCRLGDPETQPILFRLESDLVKLCLGAFDGTLGAEPVVWDPRAAIGVVMASAGYPGSYRKGLPISGLDAANTELTKVFHAGTRLADGRIVTDGGRVLCVVGLGNGVREARDRAYRAVSRIGWEGAFWRRDIAYRALAREAAASSAGG; from the coding sequence GTGAAAGTACTCGTCGTAGGCGCCGGCGGGCGCGAGCACGCGATTGCGTGGAAGGCATCTCGGTCGCCGCTCGTCGACGAGGTGCTCGTCGCGCCCGGGAACGCGGGCACGGCGGCCGAGCCGAAGACGCGCAACGTGGACGTGCCGGCCGCGGATGCCGAAGGTTTGCTCGCGCTCGCGCGCCGCGAATCCGTCGCGTTGACGATCGTCGGCCCGGAGCAGCCGCTCGCGGCGGGCCTCGTCGATCGCTTCGAGGCGGCGGGCCTCCGCTGTTTCGGCCCCACTGCGGACGCCGCGCGGCTCGAAGGCTCGAAGGCGTTCGCGAAGGCGTTCCTCGCGCGGCATTCGATCCCGACGGCCGACTATGCGAGCTTCGACGACTACGAGGCCGCGCTCCGGCACGTGCGCGCGCAGAAGCCGCCGATCGTGATCAAGGCGGACGGCCTCGCCGCGGGCAAGGGCGTCGTCGTCGCCCGCACGGCGCATGAAGCGGAAGCCGCCCTTGCGGCCATGCTCCGCGATCGCGCCTTCGGCGAGGCCGGCAGCCGCGTCGTCGTCGAGGAGTTTCTCGAAGGCGAGGAAGCGAGCTTCATCGCGCTCGTCGACGGCACGCGGATCGTGCCCCTCGCGAGCTCCCAGGATCACAAGACGCGCGACGACGGCGATCGCGGGCCGAACACCGGCGGCATGGGCGCGTACTCGCCTGCGCCCGTCGTCACTCCCGCGGTGCACCGCCGCATCATGGACGAGGTGATGACGCCCGCCGTGGAAGGCCTCGCGGCGGACGGCATCCGCTATCGAGGGTTCCTCTACGCCGGGCTCATGATCGATGCGGCCGGCGCGCCGCGCGTCCTCGAGTTCAACTGCCGGCTCGGCGACCCGGAGACGCAGCCGATCCTGTTCCGGCTCGAGAGCGACCTCGTGAAGCTCTGTCTCGGCGCATTCGACGGCACGCTCGGCGCGGAGCCGGTCGTCTGGGACCCGCGCGCGGCCATCGGCGTCGTCATGGCCAGTGCCGGCTATCCCGGCAGCTACCGCAAGGGCCTGCCGATCTCGGGGCTCGACGCGGCGAATACCGAGCTCACGAAGGTCTTCCATGCGGGGACCCGGCTCGCGGACGGCCGGATCGTCACGGACGGAGGCCGCGTGCTGTGCGTCGTCGGCCTCGGTAACGGCGTTCGCGAGGCGCGGGATCGCGCCTACCGTGCGGTAAGTCGAATCGGCTGGGAAGGCGCCTTCTGGCGCCGCGACATCGCGTATCGCGCGCTGGCCCGGGAGGCGGCCGCGTCCTCGGCGGGCGGCTGA